The window TATGCCTAAATCTTCATTTGTCGAATTAAATGAAGAACGTGAAGCACAAGGAGAGAATATTTTTGCTAATCCACGTAACGCAGCAGCAGGGAGCTTAAGACAACTAGATACACGCGTGGTGGCTAAACGTAATTTAAGTAGTTTTATTTATGCGATTGCTACACCAGAAGTATTAGCCTTAACATCACAATCGGACGGGCTGTCGAAAATGTCAGCCTTAGGTTTTCATATTAATCCTGAAGCAGTTGTTTGTGCATCAATCGATGATGTGTGGGCTTATATTCAAAAATACCAAGAGCTACGTCATGACTTACCATACGAAATTGATGGCATTGTGATAAAGGTGAATGAGTTTACGTTACAAGAGGCAATAGGTTATACGGTCAAAGCGCCAAAATGGGCCATTGCCTATAAGTTTCCAGCTGAAGAAGCTCAAACAAAATTATTAGCCATTGAGTGGACAGTCGGTCGAACAGGCGTCGTTACACCAACTGCTGTTATGGAACCTGTACAGTTAGCAGGCACGACAGTTGCTCGTGCAAGCTTACATAATATGGACTTAATTGTGGCACGTGATATTCGTTTGAATGATGAGGTCATGGTTCATAAGGCAGGAGACATTATTCCTGAAGTGACACGTTCACTTGCTAACAAGCGTGATCATGATAGCCAACCTTATTCAGCACCAACACATTGTCCTGAATGTCATAGTGAGTTGGTTCATTTAGATGAAGAAGTTGCTTTACGTTGTATTAATCCCATGTGTCCAGCACAAATTAAAGAAGGCGTGATTCATTTTGTTTCACGTAATGCGATGAATATTGACGGTATGGGACCACGAGTGATTGAACAACTATTTGAAAAAGAGTTGATCAAAGACGTAGCGGATTTATATAAACTAACATTAGAACAATTGCTAACTATGGATAAAGTCAAAGAAAAATCAGCCAATAATTTACTACAAGCAATTGAAGCAAGCAAGCAAAATTCTTTAGAACGTTTATTATTTGGTTTAGGTATTCGCCATGTAGGCGCCAAGGCTGCTCAGTTAATAGCAGAACACTTCGGTACTATGGCTGCCATACAACAGACAACACGTGAAGAATTAACAGCGATTGATTCTTTAGGAGAAGTTATTGCCGATAGTTTAGTGACGTATTTTGATAAAGAAGAAGCAAAATTGTTGGTTCGTGAGTTAGAAGATGTGGGGGTTAACTTAACCTATAAAGGATTGACCACGGCTGAAAAAGCAACGGTTGATTCTGTTTTTCAAGGGAAAACGGTAGTGCTGACTGGAACATTAACAACTTACAAACGAAATGATGCGAAGAAATTAATCGAATCATTAGGTGGAAAAGTGACAGGAAGTGTATCGAAAAAAACAGATTTGGTTATTGCTGGTGAAGAAGCGGGTAGTAAATTAACAAAAGCACAGGCATTAGGTGTCACAGTCTGGACAGAAGCTCAAATGGTCGATGCTTTTGAAAGAGGTGAATAAGAATGAAAAAATATATGGTTAGTATGTTAGCCTTGAGTGTTTTAGTATTAAGTGCTTGTGGCAATTTAGAAGAAAGTGGCGGTAAAGTCACAACGAAAAAAACGACTAATGATAAAGTGGTAACAACCGGTACAGTGAGTGACGACAGCTATCAAGCGTTATTGATAGATGGAACTTATAAGACGAGTGTTGCTAGAACGATGGCAGCTAATCGTTTGAATAGTAATTATAATTTAGAAAATTTTGATCGAGGCTTAATTGAATTATCAAAAGAAAGTTTTAAAACAAAAGACTATTACTTACAAGAAGGGCAGTATTTAACGTCAGAAGACTTAAAAAGCTGGTTAAGCCGTGAAACGTCAACTAATAAATTAGGTTTAAATCCAAAAAGTGAGAAAGAACCATTAGTTTTGCAACAAATAATAGAAAAAAACTTTTTAGCAATGGATTCACAAAAATTAGGTGGTATAAGCTTAGGGATTGCCTTAAATAGTGTAGATTATTCAACAGATCCTGCAACGGAAATTAGTGATGAAGTGATTCAAACACAAGGCAAAAAGATTGCGGCTCAAGTCATCAAACGCGTGCGTGCAATTGAAGGCGTAGGTAAAAATACCCCTATTAAAATAGGCTTATTCAAACAAGCCTCTAAAACAAGTGTAGCAGGTGGTACTTACTTTGCTACAGCGACGAGTAAAAAAGGCGACAAGCTAGATGACTGGACAGAAGTTAATGAATCGTATATTTCTTTAGCGACTGATAGTAGTCAATCACTAGATGATGGCTTAGAAACTAAGTACACAGATTTCAAACGAAATGTCCAAGGATTTTTCCCGAATTTAAGTGGTTTCTCAGGAACGGCTTATTATCGTAATGATGAGTTACAGCAATTAAGTATTGTTATTGAATCAAATTATTATAGTGTTTCTGAATTAGAAAGTTTCACGCAATTTGTCGGAAGTAGCTTGTCATCAATTTTTAAAATTGAAGCAGGTGTAACGGTTCAAATCAATCAATTAAATAATACGAAGGCTGTTGTAATTAAACCAACCGGTGAATCAGAGATTACAGCTCAAGTCTTTCAATAATAAATAAAAGGAGTGG is drawn from Vagococcus xieshaowenii and contains these coding sequences:
- a CDS encoding CamS family sex pheromone protein, with the protein product MKKYMVSMLALSVLVLSACGNLEESGGKVTTKKTTNDKVVTTGTVSDDSYQALLIDGTYKTSVARTMAANRLNSNYNLENFDRGLIELSKESFKTKDYYLQEGQYLTSEDLKSWLSRETSTNKLGLNPKSEKEPLVLQQIIEKNFLAMDSQKLGGISLGIALNSVDYSTDPATEISDEVIQTQGKKIAAQVIKRVRAIEGVGKNTPIKIGLFKQASKTSVAGGTYFATATSKKGDKLDDWTEVNESYISLATDSSQSLDDGLETKYTDFKRNVQGFFPNLSGFSGTAYYRNDELQQLSIVIESNYYSVSELESFTQFVGSSLSSIFKIEAGVTVQINQLNNTKAVVIKPTGESEITAQVFQ
- the ligA gene encoding NAD-dependent DNA ligase LigA — protein: MTENQQTKMLELNRLLKQYAKEYYEQDQPSVTDAEYDRLYQELVTLEDAFPELTLADSITQVVGGQISSGFEKVHHETAMLSLGNAFSYEDLVAFEERIKKLVSGPIHYNCELKIDGLAISLKYQEGKFIQGATRGDGKIGENITENLKQVKDIPQVLPEPLTLEVRGECFMPKSSFVELNEEREAQGENIFANPRNAAAGSLRQLDTRVVAKRNLSSFIYAIATPEVLALTSQSDGLSKMSALGFHINPEAVVCASIDDVWAYIQKYQELRHDLPYEIDGIVIKVNEFTLQEAIGYTVKAPKWAIAYKFPAEEAQTKLLAIEWTVGRTGVVTPTAVMEPVQLAGTTVARASLHNMDLIVARDIRLNDEVMVHKAGDIIPEVTRSLANKRDHDSQPYSAPTHCPECHSELVHLDEEVALRCINPMCPAQIKEGVIHFVSRNAMNIDGMGPRVIEQLFEKELIKDVADLYKLTLEQLLTMDKVKEKSANNLLQAIEASKQNSLERLLFGLGIRHVGAKAAQLIAEHFGTMAAIQQTTREELTAIDSLGEVIADSLVTYFDKEEAKLLVRELEDVGVNLTYKGLTTAEKATVDSVFQGKTVVLTGTLTTYKRNDAKKLIESLGGKVTGSVSKKTDLVIAGEEAGSKLTKAQALGVTVWTEAQMVDAFERGE